The following proteins are encoded in a genomic region of Cryptomeria japonica chromosome 11, Sugi_1.0, whole genome shotgun sequence:
- the LOC131075194 gene encoding uncharacterized protein LOC131075194, which produces METYLVSIDLNVWNIVTSKYVVPSTIPTDPDAKTQYELNARAKHAILCGLTKDVFVKVMHCTSAHEIWNKLETIYQGDAKVKESKILTLKNQFESLRMKEDETIASYFLRIDEVVNSRRGLGEIVDEKDVRKVIITLLPKFETKVSTLEEKKIFSTMNLDSLQSILTAYEMRIGSNPSSSKEIDFKVEKEEEPDSESELSDAIEALLVRKLKNKYKGKLPFKCFNCGKSRHFAA; this is translated from the coding sequence atggaaactTATTTGGTTTCAATTGATCTTAATGTATGGAATATCGTAACCTCAAAATATGTTGTTCCTTCTACTATACCTACTGATCCTGATGCTAAGACTCAATATGAGTTAAATGCTAGAGCTAAGCATGCTATCTTGTGTGGTCTCACCAAGGATGTTTTTGTAAAAGTCATGCATTGTACTTCTGCTCATGAGATATGGAACAAACTTGAAACTATTTATCAAGGGGATGCTAAGGTCAAAGAATCTAAGATTCTCACACTCAAAAATCAATTTGAGTCtttgagaatgaaagaagatgagaccATTGCAAGTTATTTTCTCAGAATTGATGAAGTAGTAAACTCTAGAAGAGGTCTTggtgaaattgttgatgaaaaagATGTTAGAAAGGTCATTATAACATTGTTACCTAAATTTGAAACTAAGGTATCAACCTTAGAAGAgaagaaaatcttttctacaaTGAATCTTGATAGTTTACAAAGTATActcacagcctatgaaatgaggataggcagtaatccttcctcatctaaagAGATTGATTTCAAAGTAGAAAAGGAAGAAGAACCTGATAGTGAATCTGAACTCTCAGATGCTATTGAAGCCCTTCTtgttagaaaattgaaaaataagTATAAGGGCAAATTGccattcaaatgttttaattgtggtaagTCTAGACACTTTGCTGCTTAA